Proteins from a genomic interval of Corynebacterium deserti GIMN1.010:
- a CDS encoding ribonuclease domain-containing protein has product MQNGKKTLGGVLGVIVVLGAAWFGIDLSNPDTSREESPATAASTTSNAQTTESISSNSDTCSLRELPAEADEVVDDILAGGPFDYPDNDGVRFGNYERILPQESSNYYREYTVETPGLNHRGPLRIVTGGSNETDPDVWYYTSDHYESFCEITDAES; this is encoded by the coding sequence ATGCAAAACGGCAAGAAGACCCTCGGAGGAGTACTCGGCGTCATCGTCGTACTCGGGGCGGCCTGGTTTGGAATTGACCTTTCCAATCCTGATACCTCCCGTGAAGAATCCCCCGCCACTGCAGCTAGTACTACCTCCAACGCTCAGACCACTGAGTCCATTTCATCTAATTCCGATACCTGCTCTCTTCGTGAGCTTCCCGCTGAGGCCGACGAGGTTGTCGACGATATTCTTGCCGGTGGACCGTTTGACTACCCCGACAATGACGGCGTGCGCTTTGGCAACTACGAGCGTATTCTGCCGCAGGAATCCAGCAACTACTATCGCGAATACACCGTGGAAACGCCTGGGCTCAATCATCGTGGGCCGCTGCGCATAGTTACAGGTGGCTCGAATGAGACTGATCCAGACGTGTGGTATTACACCTCGGATCATTATGAATCCTTCTGCGAAATCACTGATGCGGAGAGCTAA
- the glmS gene encoding glutamine--fructose-6-phosphate transaminase (isomerizing), translated as MCGIVGYIGEAGDSRDYFALDVVLEGLRRLEYRGYDSAGVAVHSNGEISFRKKAGKVAALEEEIAKAALPDSILGIGHTRWATHGGPTDENAHPHVVDGGKLAVVHNGIIENFAELRHELSDKGYTFVSATDTEVAASLLAEIYNTEANGDLTRAMQLTGQRLEGAFTLLAIHADHDDRIVAARRNSPLVIGVGEGENFLGSDVSGFIDYTRKAVEMGNDQIVTITANDYSITNFDGTEANGKPFDVEWDAAAAEKGGFDSFMDKEIHDQPAAVRDTLMGRLDEDGKLVLDELHIDEATLRSVDKIIVVACGTAAYAGQVARYAIEHWCRIPTEVELAHEFRYRDPIVNEKTLVVALSQSGETMDTLMAVRHAREQGAKVIAICNTVGSTLPREADASLYTYAGPEIAVASTKAFLAQITASYLLGLYLAQLRGNLFADEVATVLESLREMPEKIQKVIDVEEQIKQLGHDMANAKSVLFLGRHVGYPVALEGALKLKEIAYLHAEGFAAGELKHGPIALVEEGQPVFVIVPSPRGRDSLHSKVVSNIQEIRARGAVTIVIAEEGDEAVNDYANFIIRIPQAPTLMQPLLSTVPLQIFACAVATAKGYNVDQPRNLAKSVTVE; from the coding sequence ATGTGTGGAATTGTTGGATACATTGGCGAGGCGGGCGACTCCCGCGACTACTTTGCTCTCGACGTAGTTTTGGAAGGGCTGCGCCGACTCGAATACCGCGGATATGACTCCGCTGGCGTTGCCGTTCACAGCAACGGCGAAATTAGCTTCCGTAAGAAGGCAGGCAAGGTTGCGGCTCTCGAAGAGGAGATCGCAAAGGCTGCACTTCCAGATTCCATTTTGGGTATCGGACACACCCGTTGGGCTACTCACGGTGGACCAACCGATGAGAACGCGCACCCTCACGTCGTAGATGGCGGCAAGCTTGCTGTCGTTCACAACGGCATCATCGAGAACTTCGCTGAGCTCCGCCACGAGCTCTCCGACAAGGGCTACACCTTTGTCTCTGCAACGGACACCGAGGTTGCAGCATCCCTTCTCGCAGAAATCTACAACACTGAGGCTAACGGCGATCTCACCCGCGCTATGCAGCTAACCGGTCAGCGCCTGGAAGGTGCATTCACCCTTCTTGCTATCCACGCTGATCACGACGATCGCATTGTGGCTGCTCGCCGCAACTCTCCTTTGGTTATCGGCGTTGGCGAGGGCGAGAACTTCCTCGGCTCCGACGTCTCCGGCTTCATTGATTACACCCGCAAGGCGGTGGAGATGGGCAACGACCAGATCGTTACCATCACCGCAAACGATTACTCCATCACCAACTTCGATGGCACTGAGGCAAACGGTAAGCCTTTTGACGTTGAGTGGGACGCTGCTGCTGCCGAAAAGGGTGGCTTCGATTCCTTTATGGATAAGGAAATCCACGACCAGCCTGCAGCTGTCCGTGACACCCTGATGGGTCGCCTCGATGAGGATGGCAAGCTCGTTCTTGATGAGCTGCACATTGACGAAGCAACGCTGCGCAGCGTTGACAAGATCATCGTTGTTGCGTGTGGTACTGCTGCATACGCAGGCCAGGTCGCGCGTTATGCAATCGAGCACTGGTGCCGCATCCCAACCGAGGTTGAGCTGGCTCACGAGTTCCGTTACCGCGATCCAATCGTCAACGAAAAGACCCTTGTGGTTGCTCTGTCCCAGTCCGGTGAGACCATGGACACCTTGATGGCTGTTCGCCATGCACGTGAGCAGGGCGCCAAGGTTATTGCTATCTGTAACACCGTCGGATCCACCCTCCCTCGTGAGGCTGACGCTTCCCTGTACACTTACGCAGGTCCTGAAATTGCAGTGGCATCTACCAAGGCATTCTTGGCTCAGATCACCGCTTCCTACCTGCTCGGTCTGTACTTGGCTCAGCTGCGCGGCAACCTGTTCGCTGATGAGGTTGCAACCGTGTTGGAGAGCCTGCGCGAGATGCCAGAGAAGATCCAGAAGGTCATTGACGTTGAAGAGCAGATCAAGCAGCTCGGCCACGACATGGCAAACGCAAAGTCTGTGCTGTTCCTCGGCCGCCACGTTGGTTACCCAGTAGCTCTTGAGGGCGCGCTGAAGCTCAAGGAGATCGCATACCTCCACGCTGAAGGCTTCGCAGCTGGCGAGCTCAAGCACGGCCCAATCGCACTGGTTGAGGAAGGCCAGCCGGTCTTCGTTATCGTTCCGTCCCCTCGTGGTCGTGATTCCCTGCACTCCAAGGTTGTGTCCAACATCCAGGAGATCCGCGCTCGTGGCGCTGTCACCATCGTGATTGCAGAGGAAGGCGATGAGGCTGTCAACGATTACGCGAACTTCATCATCCGCATTCCTCAGGCCCCAACCCTGATGCAGCCTTTGCTGTCCACCGTTCCGCTGCAGATCTTCGCATGCGCGGTGGCTACCGCTAAGGGCTACAACGTGGACCAGCCACGCAACCTGGCTAAGTCCGTTACGGTCGAATAA
- a CDS encoding deoxyguanosinetriphosphate triphosphohydrolase — translation MYPYSSEDACRRFDERPKSSQLQVSATDTRSAFARDRARVLHSAALRRLADKTQVVGPNDGDTPRTRLTHSLEVAQIARGIGAGLDLDPDLCDLAGLCHDIGHPPYGHNGETALNEVAQACGGFEGNAQTLRILTRLEPKVVSDQGESFGLNLSRAALDAACKYPWAKTNADGSVNKKYSAYDEDAEILAWIRQGHDDLRAPIEAQVMDFSDDIAYSVHDVEDGIVSGRIDLKVLWDLVELAALAEKGARAFGGDPSELIEGAAALRELPVVAAAADFDFSLRAYAALKAMTSELVGRYVGATIAATKQAHGGVDVGRMHGDLIIPDSAACEVKLLKTLAVLYVMDDPGHLARQDRQRDRIFRVFDYLTLGAPGSLDPMYRQRFEEATTDAQRVRVVVDQIASMTESRLERLARNAADISGFLG, via the coding sequence ATGTACCCCTATTCCAGCGAGGATGCTTGTCGACGCTTCGATGAACGCCCCAAGTCAAGCCAACTGCAGGTGAGCGCCACCGATACACGAAGCGCGTTTGCGCGCGACCGGGCGCGCGTTCTGCACAGCGCTGCTTTGCGACGTCTAGCTGACAAAACCCAAGTCGTAGGCCCAAACGACGGTGATACCCCGCGCACCCGTTTGACGCATTCCCTGGAAGTTGCCCAAATTGCCCGCGGCATTGGTGCTGGTCTTGACCTTGATCCCGACCTGTGCGACCTTGCGGGACTGTGCCATGACATCGGCCACCCGCCCTATGGACACAATGGGGAAACTGCTCTGAACGAAGTCGCACAGGCCTGTGGAGGTTTTGAAGGCAATGCCCAAACGCTACGCATCCTCACCCGATTGGAACCGAAAGTTGTTTCAGATCAGGGGGAAAGCTTTGGCCTGAACTTATCGCGTGCCGCTTTAGATGCAGCATGTAAATATCCGTGGGCGAAAACCAACGCCGACGGCAGCGTGAATAAAAAATACAGTGCGTATGACGAAGACGCGGAGATCCTTGCGTGGATTCGTCAAGGTCACGATGATTTGCGCGCGCCGATCGAAGCGCAGGTCATGGATTTTTCCGATGACATCGCCTACTCCGTTCACGATGTAGAAGACGGCATTGTTTCGGGCCGCATTGATCTTAAAGTGCTGTGGGATCTCGTTGAGCTTGCTGCTTTGGCGGAAAAAGGCGCTCGTGCTTTCGGGGGCGACCCCTCTGAACTCATCGAAGGTGCAGCCGCGCTTCGAGAACTCCCAGTTGTTGCCGCCGCTGCGGATTTCGATTTCTCACTGCGCGCCTACGCCGCTTTAAAAGCGATGACGTCTGAATTGGTTGGGCGCTATGTGGGCGCCACCATCGCTGCAACAAAGCAGGCGCATGGGGGAGTCGATGTGGGACGCATGCATGGTGATCTCATCATTCCCGACTCGGCTGCGTGTGAAGTAAAACTGCTAAAGACATTGGCTGTTCTCTATGTGATGGATGATCCAGGCCATCTGGCCCGCCAAGATCGCCAACGCGATCGCATCTTCCGCGTCTTCGATTACCTCACCTTGGGCGCGCCGGGGTCGCTTGATCCGATGTATCGCCAGCGGTTTGAAGAGGCCACCACTGATGCACAGCGTGTGCGCGTTGTTGTTGATCAAATCGCCTCAATGACGGAATCCCGCCTCGAGCGCCTTGCCCGCAACGCCGCAGATATTTCAGGTTTTTTGGGTTAA
- a CDS encoding YdcF family protein has translation MLALPILRVLTFSFIRCRNIRGRYDSILVLGTAQYDGRPSRQFAARLRHAGDLWRQHEMQRVYTVGGNLPGDRFTEAEVGREYLIKKGVDPDLIVASPIGNDTVSSFDPIDPAEVGRVLIVTDPNHSYRAVRSARRMGFDAFGSPTPFSPAKPPSIRYFLTLSHEIGGVVVQDVSGILGQTAGDKVEEVLRSIQGWLRPSRRARHEHLRRLKS, from the coding sequence TTGCTGGCCTTACCAATTCTGCGCGTGCTCACCTTTTCTTTCATTCGTTGCAGAAATATTCGGGGCAGATACGATTCGATCCTCGTACTGGGGACTGCACAATACGATGGCCGGCCATCGCGTCAATTCGCGGCACGCTTGCGGCACGCGGGTGATCTTTGGCGTCAGCATGAAATGCAGCGCGTGTACACCGTTGGCGGAAATCTTCCCGGGGATCGCTTCACTGAGGCTGAAGTGGGGCGCGAGTACTTGATCAAGAAGGGTGTCGATCCAGACCTCATTGTGGCGTCGCCCATTGGCAATGACACGGTGTCGTCGTTCGATCCGATTGATCCGGCCGAGGTCGGCCGAGTGCTGATCGTGACGGATCCCAACCATTCATATCGTGCGGTGCGTTCGGCGCGCCGCATGGGGTTTGATGCCTTTGGCTCGCCGACTCCGTTTAGTCCCGCCAAGCCCCCGTCGATACGCTATTTTTTGACGCTGAGCCACGAAATCGGTGGGGTAGTGGTTCAGGACGTGTCGGGGATACTTGGGCAGACTGCGGGCGATAAAGTAGAAGAAGTTTTGCGGTCTATTCAAGGCTGGTTGCGTCCGTCGCGTCGGGCGCGCCACGAGCATCTGCGGAGGCTGAAAAGTTAG
- a CDS encoding TPM domain-containing protein encodes MNLSLVQIRKNVARVSVAVAIGVGTLCLSGMFPAATWANEQVHVLAEAPDYYQENVTDYTGQLTSEDLENIQAAFEEVKASEQKVIFAVFLNSFEGTDPDTWTQEALQINGGGNVLIYAVAPQEGQFGIQGGDQWTASELDAAYDAAFQSLTQQDWAGSAIGLAQSVSGSGSSGSDGSSGLWLGAAGAGAVAAGGGIWAYSRNRKKKTSAATLEDARDIDPRDTNRLIKLPMETLEHLAQEELTSTDESIRRAKEELDIATAEFGPERTRTFTRAMNQSTGTLQKAFEIMQRLNDAIPESDAERRAMLVEIISSCGQADDALDAEAKNFADMRNLLINASSKLDEFTQQTVALRTRLPKATETLDGLRSRYSPEVLESINDNVDLASASLDEAEKVLPQAYELESKPAGQQGGLIDALRHIEHAIATADKLLQGVEHADENISMAKAQVGDLIQEITDEITEAGQLKQQAVADGARADWAALDDAVRTASAALADAHAKAEKDPLGTYTELVDVDSALDIQLDAVRESAADQTRQLRIFDQQLQSAAKQIQKAEDLISTRGRIVGSGARTHLANSQKLYAMAQQNRTRDTAAGTNFARQAAVAAQRATKSAQSDITTYNNRHNNSGGGTTGAIVTGMVINSILNNGRGGGFGGGFGGGGFGGGGGGFGGGGGGGFGGGGGGGFRGGRF; translated from the coding sequence ATGAACTTAAGTCTGGTGCAGATTCGCAAAAATGTGGCTCGTGTGTCCGTTGCTGTTGCAATAGGTGTAGGAACGCTGTGTTTATCCGGGATGTTCCCGGCTGCGACGTGGGCAAATGAGCAGGTGCACGTCCTTGCCGAGGCGCCAGATTATTACCAAGAAAACGTCACTGATTACACCGGACAGCTCACTTCTGAGGACTTAGAAAACATCCAGGCTGCGTTTGAAGAGGTCAAGGCTTCTGAGCAGAAGGTTATTTTCGCGGTGTTCCTCAACTCTTTTGAGGGCACCGACCCCGATACCTGGACGCAGGAAGCGTTGCAGATTAACGGTGGCGGCAATGTCCTGATTTATGCTGTTGCACCGCAGGAAGGCCAGTTCGGCATTCAGGGTGGCGATCAGTGGACTGCGTCCGAGCTTGACGCTGCTTATGACGCCGCTTTCCAGTCTCTCACCCAGCAGGATTGGGCAGGTTCTGCGATTGGGTTGGCGCAGTCGGTATCAGGGTCTGGTTCATCCGGCTCTGATGGTTCCTCTGGCCTGTGGCTCGGCGCTGCCGGTGCTGGTGCAGTCGCCGCTGGTGGCGGCATTTGGGCGTACTCACGCAATCGCAAAAAGAAGACCAGTGCAGCCACGCTTGAAGACGCCCGCGACATCGACCCGCGCGACACTAACAGGCTCATAAAACTTCCTATGGAAACCCTGGAGCATCTCGCCCAGGAAGAGCTCACCTCCACCGACGAATCGATTCGTCGTGCCAAGGAAGAACTCGATATTGCCACCGCCGAATTTGGCCCCGAGCGCACGCGCACGTTCACCCGCGCTATGAACCAATCCACCGGCACGCTGCAAAAAGCATTTGAGATTATGCAGCGTCTCAACGATGCAATCCCTGAGTCCGACGCCGAACGTCGCGCCATGCTCGTCGAGATCATTTCCTCCTGTGGCCAGGCTGACGATGCCCTTGACGCCGAAGCCAAGAACTTCGCCGACATGCGCAACCTGCTCATCAACGCAAGTTCAAAGCTTGATGAGTTCACACAGCAAACCGTCGCCCTGCGCACCCGCCTGCCCAAAGCCACCGAAACCCTCGATGGCCTGCGCAGTCGGTACAGCCCGGAAGTGCTAGAAAGCATCAACGACAACGTCGACCTAGCTAGCGCTTCGCTCGACGAAGCGGAAAAAGTGCTGCCACAGGCGTACGAGCTCGAGTCCAAGCCCGCAGGCCAACAGGGCGGGCTTATCGACGCACTCCGCCACATCGAGCACGCCATCGCCACTGCAGACAAACTGCTACAAGGCGTTGAACACGCCGATGAGAACATCTCCATGGCAAAAGCCCAGGTTGGCGACCTCATCCAAGAGATTACCGACGAAATCACCGAAGCCGGCCAACTCAAACAACAAGCTGTCGCTGACGGTGCTCGCGCCGACTGGGCTGCCCTCGACGACGCCGTCCGCACCGCAAGCGCAGCACTTGCCGACGCCCATGCCAAGGCCGAAAAGGATCCCCTGGGCACCTACACCGAGCTTGTCGACGTCGACTCCGCCCTTGACATCCAACTCGACGCCGTCCGTGAATCCGCAGCTGACCAAACCCGTCAACTGCGCATCTTCGACCAGCAGCTCCAATCCGCGGCGAAGCAGATCCAAAAGGCCGAAGACCTTATCTCCACACGAGGCCGCATCGTCGGTTCCGGCGCCCGCACCCACCTGGCCAACTCCCAGAAGCTTTACGCCATGGCGCAGCAAAACCGCACCCGCGACACCGCTGCTGGCACCAACTTCGCCCGTCAAGCGGCCGTGGCAGCACAGCGCGCAACGAAGTCAGCGCAGTCCGATATCACCACGTACAACAACCGTCACAATAACTCTGGTGGTGGAACCACGGGTGCGATCGTGACCGGCATGGTGATTAACTCCATCCTCAACAATGGCCGCGGAGGCGGTTTTGGTGGAGGCTTTGGAGGCGGCGGCTTCGGTGGCGGTGGAGGTGGCTTCGGCGGTGGCGGTGGAGGTGGCTTCGGCGGTGGTGGCGGAGGCGGATTCCGCGGAGGCCGCTTCTAA
- a CDS encoding glycine--tRNA ligase has protein sequence MAQQSIIDTVVNLCKRRGLVYPCGEIYGGTRSAWDYGPLGVELKENIKRQWWRSMVTNRPDVVGVDTSVILPRQVWVTSGHVEVFTDPLVESLHTHKRYRADHLLEAYEEKHGHPPVNGLADINDPETGQPGNWTEPKAFSGLLKTFLGPVDDEEGLHYLRPETAQGIFVNFKNVMNTARMKPPFGIANIGKSFRNEITPGNFIFRTREFEQMEMEFFVKPGEDEEWHQYWIDTRHQWYLDLGIKPENLRLYEHPQEKLSHYSKRTVDIEYAFNFANSKWGELEGIANRTDYDLRVHSEGSGEDLSYFDQEANERWIPYVIEPAAGLGRAMMMFLMDAYHEDEAPNSKGGVDKRVVLKLDRRLAPVKIAVLPLSKKETLTPVAEKLAADLRQFWNVDYDTSGAIGRRYRRQDEIGTPFCVTVDFDTLEDNAVTVRERDTMEQVRVPLDELQGYFAQRLLGC, from the coding sequence GTGGCTCAGCAATCGATCATCGACACCGTGGTTAACCTGTGTAAACGACGCGGACTGGTGTACCCCTGTGGTGAGATCTATGGCGGTACCCGCTCTGCGTGGGATTACGGTCCACTGGGTGTTGAGCTGAAGGAAAACATCAAGCGTCAGTGGTGGCGTTCCATGGTGACCAACCGCCCAGATGTTGTGGGTGTGGATACTTCTGTCATTCTTCCTCGCCAGGTGTGGGTAACATCTGGACACGTTGAGGTCTTCACTGACCCTCTGGTTGAATCTTTGCACACTCACAAGCGTTACCGCGCTGACCACTTACTTGAGGCGTATGAGGAAAAGCACGGCCACCCACCGGTAAATGGCCTTGCGGATATCAATGACCCTGAGACCGGCCAGCCGGGTAACTGGACTGAGCCAAAAGCATTCTCGGGTCTGCTTAAGACCTTCCTTGGTCCCGTTGATGATGAAGAAGGTCTGCACTACCTGCGCCCAGAGACTGCGCAGGGCATCTTCGTGAACTTCAAGAACGTCATGAACACCGCTCGCATGAAGCCTCCATTCGGCATTGCGAACATTGGTAAGTCATTCCGTAATGAGATCACCCCAGGTAACTTCATCTTCCGTACTCGCGAGTTCGAGCAGATGGAAATGGAATTCTTTGTCAAGCCTGGCGAGGATGAAGAATGGCACCAGTACTGGATTGATACTCGCCACCAGTGGTACCTGGACCTGGGCATTAAGCCAGAGAACCTGCGCCTGTACGAACACCCACAGGAGAAGCTGTCTCACTACTCTAAGCGCACCGTTGACATTGAGTACGCGTTCAACTTTGCTAACAGCAAGTGGGGCGAGCTTGAGGGCATCGCAAACCGCACCGACTATGACCTGCGCGTTCACTCTGAGGGCTCCGGCGAAGACCTGTCGTACTTCGATCAGGAGGCCAATGAGCGTTGGATTCCTTATGTCATCGAGCCTGCTGCAGGTCTGGGGCGCGCAATGATGATGTTCCTTATGGATGCGTACCACGAAGATGAGGCACCGAACTCCAAGGGTGGCGTCGACAAGCGTGTCGTTTTGAAGCTTGATCGCCGCCTTGCGCCGGTGAAGATTGCGGTTTTGCCACTGTCCAAGAAGGAAACCCTGACCCCAGTTGCGGAGAAGCTTGCTGCTGATCTGCGTCAGTTCTGGAATGTGGATTATGACACCTCAGGTGCGATCGGTCGCCGTTACCGTCGCCAGGATGAGATCGGTACCCCATTCTGTGTTACCGTTGACTTCGATACCCTCGAGGACAACGCAGTAACCGTGCGTGAGCGCGACACCATGGAGCAGGTTCGCGTTCCTCTCGATGAGCTGCAGGGCTACTTCGCCCAGCGCCTGCTCGGCTGCTAA
- a CDS encoding ArsR/SmtB family transcription factor, giving the protein MSTDSSRNFKKTVEDTRSASTALHLDDDDADIFTVKNIKKISGIIRALNSPLRIEIIMALNQRPHHVHELVKLVNSSQPLVSQHLKVLKSSGIVEAARQGRQMTYSLSQPLALDIFRIALQAANTTTE; this is encoded by the coding sequence ATGAGCACTGACTCAAGCCGTAATTTCAAAAAGACTGTTGAAGATACGCGATCAGCCTCTACAGCCCTCCACCTCGATGACGATGATGCTGACATCTTCACCGTCAAGAACATCAAGAAAATCAGTGGGATCATCCGTGCCCTCAATTCCCCACTCCGAATTGAAATCATCATGGCACTCAACCAGCGGCCACACCATGTTCACGAGCTGGTCAAACTCGTCAACAGCTCCCAACCCCTAGTTAGCCAACACCTCAAAGTGCTGAAATCCTCCGGAATCGTCGAAGCCGCCCGCCAGGGCCGCCAAATGACCTACTCCCTCTCCCAACCACTCGCCCTCGACATCTTTCGAATAGCACTCCAGGCCGCCAACACAACAACTGAGTAG